One Belonocnema kinseyi isolate 2016_QV_RU_SX_M_011 chromosome 6, B_treatae_v1, whole genome shotgun sequence genomic region harbors:
- the LOC117175580 gene encoding uncharacterized protein LOC117175580, translating to MFRFSDCGQSRQSKGCSCVRDVSCCLQASRDAPRANHETMSKRTKRATEVFPDLPPIRERTVYHGGKKMVQYTCMNFDHKKYRNSLHKNCECTMEDPANRNWWTQKRLTEMVIVIRKKHLVLIPSIFVLNSAYWIRPTGKPL from the exons ATGTTCCGTTTCTCAGATTGTGGACAAAGCAGACAGAGTAAAGGATGTTCTTGTGTACGAGATGTGTCATGCTGCTTGCAGGCTTCTAGAGATGCTCCGCGGGCTAACCATGAAACCATGTCGAAAAG GACGAAGCGGGCAACGGAAGTTTTCCCGGACCTTCCACCCATCAGGGAACGCACTGTATACCATGGGGGCAAAAAGATGGTTCAATATACATGCATGAATTTTGACCACAA AAAATACAGGAATTCCCTTCATAAAAATTGTGAATGTACCATGGAGGACCCTGCAAATCGCAACTGGTGGACGCAGAAGCGATTGACAGAGATGGTGATTGTGATTAGGAAGAAGCATCTCGTGTTGATAccgtcaatttttgttttaaacagtgCATACTGGATTAGGCCTACAGGGAAACCACTGTAA